The following nucleotide sequence is from candidate division WOR-1 bacterium RIFOXYB2_FULL_36_35.
AAATGCCTAAACGGAAAACAAGAAAAGCGGCGGTGAAAAGATTTAAAATTACAGCAACGGGTAAAGTTATGAGACGTGGCGCTAAAACACGTCATCTTTTGGAAGGCAGATCTCCGGCCCAAAAGAGACGTTATAAAAGAGACAGGGAGATAAGTAAGACTGATTATGAAAGAATAAAGGTGATGATTCCTTATGGTAAGAGTTAAAAGAGGGAATGTAGCGCGCAGAAAGCGCAAAAAGGTTTTAAAAAGAGCCAAGGGGTTTAGGGGGTCTTTAAAAAGGCTATATAGAGTTGCTGCAAAAGTGGCTGTAATGAAAGCTTTGAGATACTCAACTATTGCACGTAAAGATCGAAAGGGTGATTTTAGACGGCTTTGGATTATTAGGATTAATGCAGCGTTAAGACTATTAGGTCTTTCTTATAGCAAATTTATATCAGGGTTAAAAAAGAAAAATATTTTATTAGACCGCAAAATGCTTGCAGAGCTTGCAGTCTCTGATTCCAAAGCATTTGAAAAAGTTGTGGAAACTATAAGATGATTCAAATGTCTGTTGGTGGACTGGGTTTTGATCCACGCAACTTATCTCCGGTTGTCTTACTTCGTGATTTAGAAGAATTTAATTTCCTTCCTATTTGGATAGGTGTTTTTGAGGCCGCAAGTATTGCTACTGTTCTTCAGGGGATTACTCCTCCTCGTCCTATGACTCATGACCTTTTTAAGAGTGTAATAGAGGGTCTAAACGCTAAAATAGACAGAATTGTGATTAATGATGTAAAAGAGGGGACATTTTTTTCAAAAATAGAATTAATAGCGGCAGATAAAAATAGAGTTGCAATTGATGCGCGACCTTCGGATGCAATTGCGTTGTCTTTGCGTGCGGATGTTCCTATTTTTGTCGCTGAAAATGTTATGATGCAGGCAAAGTTGGTTAATTCCGAAAAAGACGCGGAAGAGACTCAAAAATTTAAAGAGTTTATTAATAATTTAAAACCCGAAGATTTTACTAAGTATTTTAAAAAGGATTAACCCCGATTATTCATACTACGAGTAAACCCCGATTATTTATAGACGAACAGAATTCTAGCAGAGTGTTGGAAATTTTCCCAGGTATGAACCCCGATTAGGAAATCGGGGTGAATAATCGAGGCTAAAAGTGACTGCCAATGCGTATCTTTTTGTTGAATTTTAACTTCTGGAGATAAGGAAAACTCCGAAACATATTATAAATATGCCAAGCCACCTAATAAAGCTCACACTCTCTTTAAATAAAATCATTGAAAGAAAAGCTACCGCTACATATGCCAGGGAGACCATGGGATATGCAAACGAAAGATTCATCCTGGATAAAACAGCCAGCCAGAATATTGAGGATAGACCAAAAAGAGCAAAACCTGTAAAGACCCAGGGATTAGACAACATTGGCGCTATTTTTGACAAAATTTGTGTAACCTGGAAAGAACCAAATTCATTCATCCCATGTTTCATGCTTAATTGGGCTATGACTGCAAGCGAGATAGAGACCATAATTAATAATATGTTGGTCATTTTTTACTCCTTTTGTTTTTGTACTTTGAAATAAATTGATCTTTGCAAAGAAGAATAATTTGTCCTAAAAATTCAAGATAAATTTTTATTCCCATTTTGCTTTTACTGCCGCTTCTGTTTGCAAATATTATCGGAATCTCTTTTGCTTTTTCATATTTACCTTTTGCCAGAATTTCCAAGCAAATTTTATAGCCTATGGGATTTAACTCTACTCCCTGGATAACGCTTCTTTTGAGCATGAAAAATCCTGAAGTTACATCTTTTATGTCGGTTATAAATTTTGCCGGCCATCTGGCTATATCAGAAATTAACCTTTGTATGAAATTCTCTTCTCTTTGGCCCCCTCCTTTAATGAGACGACTGCCAATAACAAAGTCAGCTTCTTTGTTTTGTATGGTACTTAACATTTGAGAAAGAATTTCAGGGGGATGTGATAGATCTGCATCCATTACACAAAGTATATCTCCATTTGCTATTTTAAATCCATCAATAACGGCGGAAGCTAGTCCTGTTCTTGTCGGCCTTATAAGTGTTAATAACCCTAGGTTTTGGGCGAATTGCGCAGTTCCATCGGGTGAATTATCGTCTACTATTATTATTTCGTTGTTTGGAGCCGAAATTTTAATCCTGTTTATTAGTTCCGGTAAATTTTGTTTTTCGTTATACGTAGGAATTATAATGGAAAGCATTTATTCAAGTTCCTCAAAAAAATTATTTTGCAGTTTTATTATAGCACAAGACTTACCATGATATCCTATTCCGTAAAGGATAGGCGTATTATATTCTTTTACGATTTTTAATGTATAACCATCTTTTGGAGATTTTGTAAGCCCTTTTGCTGTGGTTTTTAGCCAATTTATTAAGTCTCCCTGATGATTTAAGTCTGTATACCAAAAGGGATTGTCATGTAATTGTTTTTTTCCAAGCTCTATTGCAGCTTCAGCAAGATAAAAGGAATAAGTATATTCTTTTTGAGCGTGCAGAGACGCAGTTGTTGAAAATATTATACTTGCCAACCCTGTTCCTAAAGCCAATAGTAAGCTTGTAATTAATATTGTGTATATTAAAGCTATTCCGTTTTTGTTCATTTTTTTAGTTACAACCGCTTAGCAACGTTTTCCTTTTTTAATCTGTGCACGTCTCTTTCCCCGATTATTCACCTAGATTATGATAATCGGGGTTTAATTTCTGCAAAAAACCTCAGTTGTTACGCCGTCTACAGAAAACGCTAAAAGCTTAGGGGCTAACAACTTAAACTCTAAAATTTTTATTTCTCCTTCATCAGTTAAATACGCGGTATAGCTGTCTTTTCGCCTGCGAACCTTTTTGTCTTTAATATCGTATGAAATGGTTGATCCTTTTTGTGCTAACACAGCAGTGTTATAAGCTACTGAAATATTTGAAGAGAGCCTGCAATCTTTAGTTATTTCCCTTGCAACAATTTGTATTGTTTGTATTGAGCTTGTTTTTTCTGATACTAAACGAAATGATCTAATATGGGAAGAAAGAATTGTTGTCCCTGCCATGAGGAGAATTGAAAAAAGCGATATTGCTATTATTGTTTCAAGTAAAGTAAATCCTCTTTTTTTCATTAATATTTTGACCTCATTGTATAAATTTCCATAGGAGGTTTGTTCTTTTTCCAGTTATATGAGAACTTTAGTTGGATTAAATCTTGATAAATATATATGACTTCCACCTTGCCTTTTTTATTGTCAAAGTCATAAGGGTTGATTTTGGAAAAATTTTTAGATCGTATTTCTTCTGCTTGTGATTTAACAACAT
It contains:
- a CDS encoding 50S ribosomal protein L35, with the protein product MPKRKTRKAAVKRFKITATGKVMRRGAKTRHLLEGRSPAQKRRYKRDREISKTDYERIKVMIPYGKS
- a CDS encoding 50S ribosomal protein L20, which gives rise to MVRVKRGNVARRKRKKVLKRAKGFRGSLKRLYRVAAKVAVMKALRYSTIARKDRKGDFRRLWIIRINAALRLLGLSYSKFISGLKKKNILLDRKMLAELAVSDSKAFEKVVETIR